In Euphorbia lathyris chromosome 10, ddEupLath1.1, whole genome shotgun sequence, a single genomic region encodes these proteins:
- the LOC136208500 gene encoding GDSL esterase/lipase At5g55050-like, with translation MGKLENVVIVLVGFYFNLVAGAGAYERKLPAIFIFGDSAIDIGTNNHLALSSAKANFPYNGIDFPHSKPTGRFSNGYNIGDQLAMMFGFKKSPPAYLDLINNPSIDLKKKVQRGVNFASAGSGIFYNTGFNTWNEVVPMTKQIEQFGEVISNIKVARGPNATEKVVAKALHIFCIGSNDFFDYMRAKNNTPKELYQSSVQYAYFDHLKNVYNMGGRKFAVMGVPPIGCCPYSRAINQRQGGGDACMPMLNDFAKDFYNSTLMLLQNMTSLLPNFKYSLGNVYDMTMDMLNDYHSYGFNETKYACCGLGNYNGENGCFDKINSNLCNNRSDHLFWDLYHPTQAASQLLASTLFSGDNKYMTPFNFSQLALSKVHI, from the exons ATGGGAAAGTTGGAGAATGTTGTTATTGTATTAGTTGGATTTTACTTTAACTTAGTGGCCGGTGCCGGAGCATATGAGAGAAAATTGCCGGCGATTTTCATATTTGGGGATTCGGCTATTGATATCGGAACAAATAATCACTTAGCTTTATCATCAGCTAAGGCTAATTTTCCATATAATGGGATTGATTTTCCTCATTCTAAGCCTACTGGACGGTTCAGCAATGGCTACAACATTGGTGATCAATTAG caaTGATGTTTGGGTTCAAGAAGAGTCCACCAGCATATCTAGACCTTATAAATAATCCCTCCATTGACTTGAAGAAGAAAGTTCAAAGAGGTGTCAACTTTGCATCTGCAGGATCTGGCATTTTTTACAATACTGGTTTCAATACATGG AATGAAGTAGTTCCAATGACAAAGCAAATAGAGCAGTTTGGAGAAGTGATATCAAATATAAAAGTAGCAAGAGGTCCTAATGCAACAGAAAAAGTTGTTGCAAAAGCGTTGCATATCTTCTGCATTGGATCTAACGACTTCTTCGATTATATGCGTGCGAAAAATAACACTCCCAAAGAACTCTATCAGTCTTCTGTTCAATATGCATACTTTGACCATTTAAAG AATGTGTACAATATGGGTGGTCGGAAGTTCGCCGTAATGGGGGTTCCGCCGATCGGTTGTTGTCCATATTCAAGAGCTATTAACCAAAGACAAGGTGGAGGTGATGCTTGTATGCCGATGTTGAACGATTTTGCCAAAGATTTCTATAATTCCACACTCATGCTTTTGCAAAACATGACTTCGTTGCTTCCTAATTTCAAGTATTCTCTTGGCAATGTTTATGATATGACTATGGATATGCTCAACGACTATCATTCCTACG GATTCAATGAGACAAAGTATGCTTGCTGTGGATTGGGAAATTACAATGGAGAAAATGGGTGTTTTGATAAGATAAATTCAAATCTATGCAATAATAGGAGTGACCATTTATTTTGGGACTTATATCATCCAACTCAAGCTGCTTCTCAATTGCTAGCCTCAACTCTTTTTAGTGGAGATAATAAATATATGACACCCTTCAATTTTAGTCAATTAGCTCTTTCTAAAGttcatatataa